Proteins from one Flavobacterium sp. N2038 genomic window:
- a CDS encoding glycoside hydrolase family 3 protein, which yields MNKKALLIVLFLGAQSIFSQNTPKYKNPKLPVDERVQDLLSRMTVEEKFWQMFMIPGDLSDGAENYKNGIFGFQVSAKGSTDASNQILDYSAASNAKETVKLINKIQKYFVEKTRLGIPIIAFDEALHGLVRDGATAFPQSISLAATFDPGLMKRVSTAIALESKSRGIRQILSPVVNLASDVRWGRVEETYGEDPFLSSKMGVAYVSSFEERGVITTPKHFLANSGDGGRDSYPIDYNERYLEEYQFPPFRACFNEGGSRSVMTSYNTINGSPCTANNWLLNKKLKGEMNFKGFIISDANAVGGGNVLHYTAKDYPESSANAINNGLDVIFQTAYDHYKLFQPPFLDGRIDMKNIDKAVTRVLRLKFELGLFENPYADEKETNKWNGNPAHKLLAREAAEKGMVLLKNDNNILPLKKSIQSITLIGNDITEARLGGYSGPGNGKVNMLDGIKAKLGTSAVINLAEGCARRNKEYTVVPSANLFSIEKGKTVNGLSGEYFNNVQLSGTPALTRLDNAISFDWTLYSPDQEKINYDFYSAKWTGKIKSPVSGIYKIGFEGNDGYRLYLNGKLIIDNWKSQTYSAKLVDFNFEKDKEYDIKIEFFESQGYAKFKLVWNVGVNNDWQKKIEEAVAAAKKSDVAVIAAGIEEGEFNDRAYLGLLGHQEELINAVAATGKPVVVVLVGGSAITMDKWINNVPSILDVWYPGEDGGHAIANILFGDKNPAGRLPITFPVFEGQLPLVYNHKPTGRSDDYTNLNGAPLFPFGFGLSYSTFEYSNLRFDKKKIGKSETTKVYCTIKNTSAVDGDEVVQLYVRDLLSSIAQPIKQMKGFERISLKAGESKEVSFEINKEVLQMLNEDMKWVVEPGDFRIMIGASSRDIRLREIITVTE from the coding sequence ATGAACAAAAAAGCACTTTTAATCGTTTTATTTCTTGGAGCGCAAAGTATATTTTCACAAAACACTCCAAAGTATAAAAATCCAAAACTTCCCGTTGACGAGCGCGTTCAGGATCTATTATCCCGAATGACGGTTGAGGAAAAATTTTGGCAGATGTTCATGATTCCCGGTGATTTGTCTGATGGAGCAGAAAATTATAAAAACGGAATATTTGGTTTTCAGGTAAGTGCGAAAGGAAGTACTGATGCAAGTAATCAAATTTTAGATTACAGCGCAGCAAGTAATGCAAAAGAAACAGTAAAACTAATTAATAAAATACAGAAATATTTTGTCGAAAAAACACGTTTAGGAATTCCTATAATTGCTTTTGATGAAGCATTGCACGGATTAGTCAGAGACGGAGCAACAGCATTTCCGCAGTCTATTTCATTGGCGGCAACGTTTGATCCGGGGTTAATGAAAAGAGTTTCAACAGCGATTGCATTAGAATCAAAAAGCCGTGGAATCCGTCAGATTTTATCACCTGTTGTAAATCTTGCTTCAGATGTTCGCTGGGGGCGAGTAGAGGAAACGTATGGTGAAGATCCTTTTCTTTCTTCAAAAATGGGAGTCGCTTATGTGTCGTCTTTTGAAGAAAGAGGAGTAATCACAACTCCAAAACATTTCCTTGCAAACAGCGGAGACGGCGGTCGTGACAGTTATCCAATTGATTACAATGAACGTTATTTAGAAGAATATCAGTTTCCTCCATTTCGCGCCTGCTTTAATGAAGGCGGAAGCCGAAGTGTGATGACTTCATACAATACTATAAACGGAAGTCCGTGTACAGCAAATAATTGGCTGTTGAATAAAAAGCTGAAAGGCGAAATGAATTTTAAGGGATTCATTATTTCAGATGCAAATGCTGTTGGTGGAGGAAATGTACTGCATTATACGGCAAAAGACTATCCAGAATCAAGTGCAAATGCGATCAATAATGGGTTAGATGTTATTTTTCAAACGGCTTATGATCATTACAAATTGTTTCAGCCTCCTTTCTTAGATGGAAGAATTGATATGAAAAATATTGATAAAGCCGTAACGAGAGTTCTGAGATTGAAATTTGAACTGGGATTGTTCGAAAATCCATATGCTGACGAAAAAGAAACGAATAAATGGAACGGAAATCCGGCTCATAAATTATTAGCAAGAGAAGCGGCAGAAAAGGGAATGGTTTTATTGAAAAATGACAACAATATTCTGCCTCTTAAAAAATCTATACAATCAATTACTTTAATAGGAAACGATATTACCGAAGCTCGTTTAGGCGGTTACAGCGGCCCAGGAAACGGAAAAGTAAATATGCTTGACGGTATAAAAGCAAAGTTAGGTACGTCGGCTGTGATTAATCTGGCTGAAGGCTGTGCGAGAAGAAATAAAGAATATACCGTTGTTCCGTCTGCTAATTTATTCAGCATTGAAAAGGGGAAAACTGTAAACGGATTATCGGGCGAATATTTCAATAATGTACAATTAAGCGGAACTCCTGCTTTGACAAGATTAGATAATGCAATTAGTTTTGACTGGACATTATACTCTCCGGATCAGGAAAAAATTAACTATGATTTTTATTCGGCAAAATGGACAGGAAAAATCAAATCACCAGTATCAGGAATTTATAAAATTGGTTTTGAGGGCAATGATGGTTATCGTTTGTATCTGAACGGGAAACTAATTATTGACAATTGGAAAAGCCAAACGTACTCGGCCAAATTGGTTGATTTCAATTTTGAAAAAGACAAAGAATATGATATTAAAATCGAGTTTTTTGAATCGCAGGGTTATGCTAAATTCAAATTAGTTTGGAACGTTGGAGTTAATAATGATTGGCAGAAGAAAATTGAAGAAGCTGTTGCGGCGGCTAAGAAATCAGATGTTGCTGTAATTGCTGCAGGAATTGAAGAAGGAGAATTTAATGACAGAGCTTATTTAGGTTTATTAGGACATCAGGAAGAATTAATCAATGCGGTTGCAGCAACAGGAAAACCAGTTGTTGTGGTTCTGGTAGGAGGAAGCGCCATTACAATGGATAAATGGATTAATAATGTGCCTTCGATTCTGGATGTTTGGTATCCGGGAGAAGATGGCGGTCATGCTATTGCAAATATTTTATTTGGAGATAAAAATCCGGCAGGACGTTTACCAATTACTTTCCCGGTTTTTGAAGGACAATTGCCATTGGTCTACAATCACAAACCAACAGGTCGTTCTGATGATTATACCAATTTAAACGGAGCTCCTTTATTCCCGTTTGGTTTTGGATTAAGTTATTCGACTTTTGAATATAGCAATTTACGATTTGACAAAAAGAAAATCGGAAAATCAGAAACAACCAAAGTGTATTGCACGATTAAAAATACAAGTGCTGTTGATGGTGATGAGGTTGTTCAGTTGTATGTAAGAGATCTTTTGTCATCTATTGCACAACCAATTAAACAAATGAAAGGTTTTGAAAGAATTTCACTTAAAGCGGGAGAATCAAAAGAAGTTTCATTTGAAATTAATAAAGAAGTTTTACAAATGTTAAATGAAGATATGAAATGGGTGGTAGAGCCAGGCGATTTCAGAATTATGATTGGCGCATCTTCAAGAGATATCAGACTGCGAGAAATTATTACCGTTACGGAGTAG
- a CDS encoding alpha-L-fucosidase: MIKKIILTALFVGTSIAGSAQNKIAAKDIAEKMKWFEDAKLGIFIHAGIYSVADVSESWSFHNGKISVEDYMKQQKSYTLSKYDPAAWADMIKDSGAKYAVITTKHHDGVAMYDTKLGKLSSVKTTPAKKDMIKPFFEELRKRDVKCGAYFSLIDWTHNDYPGFLKDKARYDIKKEPARWERFQKFFQGQIKEISDWYNPDLWWFDGDWEHSADEWQAEKTRKMMLDRNPNTIINGRLQGYGDYDTPEQNFPVVRPAFKWWELCMTMNENWGYRVSDNNWKTPYEIITIFVDAVSNGGNLLLDIGPKPDGTYPDTVVSTLKELGDWNRRNGEGIFGTVPGIPLGHFYGPTTLSKDSKTLYLFVHGKTSGQLMLKGLDNKIQDITVLGSNVKLTHKVVGKISWSAVPGLVYIDLPENTADKYVTCIKVTLDAPIKLYRGQGGFLTN; the protein is encoded by the coding sequence ATGATTAAAAAGATAATCTTAACCGCTTTGTTCGTAGGAACATCTATTGCGGGCAGTGCGCAGAACAAAATTGCTGCAAAAGATATTGCCGAAAAAATGAAATGGTTTGAAGATGCTAAGCTGGGGATTTTTATTCATGCGGGAATTTATTCCGTTGCTGATGTTTCTGAATCCTGGAGTTTTCACAATGGAAAAATTTCTGTAGAAGATTATATGAAACAGCAAAAAAGCTACACTTTGAGTAAATATGATCCTGCTGCCTGGGCAGATATGATCAAAGATTCAGGAGCTAAATATGCAGTAATTACAACAAAACACCACGATGGTGTGGCAATGTACGATACCAAATTAGGTAAGTTGAGTTCAGTAAAAACTACTCCTGCCAAAAAAGATATGATTAAACCATTCTTTGAGGAATTGCGCAAAAGAGATGTAAAATGCGGTGCTTATTTTTCATTAATCGATTGGACACATAACGATTATCCGGGCTTCTTGAAAGATAAAGCGCGTTATGATATTAAAAAAGAACCAGCTCGCTGGGAACGTTTTCAGAAATTTTTCCAAGGACAAATCAAAGAAATTTCAGATTGGTACAATCCGGATTTATGGTGGTTTGATGGCGATTGGGAGCATAGTGCAGATGAATGGCAGGCTGAGAAAACGCGTAAAATGATGTTAGACAGAAATCCTAACACCATCATTAACGGACGTTTACAGGGTTATGGTGATTATGATACACCAGAACAAAACTTTCCAGTGGTGCGTCCGGCATTCAAATGGTGGGAATTATGCATGACTATGAATGAAAACTGGGGATACCGTGTGAGCGATAACAATTGGAAAACGCCTTACGAGATCATTACTATTTTTGTAGATGCAGTTTCAAACGGAGGAAATTTATTGCTTGACATAGGGCCAAAACCTGACGGAACATATCCAGACACAGTGGTTTCAACATTGAAAGAACTGGGAGATTGGAACAGAAGAAATGGTGAAGGTATTTTTGGAACAGTTCCGGGAATTCCGTTAGGACATTTTTATGGACCAACCACACTTTCTAAAGATTCAAAAACGCTTTACTTATTTGTACACGGAAAAACTTCAGGACAATTGATGTTAAAAGGTCTTGATAATAAAATTCAGGATATTACGGTTTTGGGTTCAAATGTAAAATTAACGCACAAAGTAGTAGGGAAAATTTCCTGGAGCGCTGTTCCGGGATTGGTTTATATCGATTTGCCAGAGAATACAGCAGATAAATATGTGACTTGTATTAAAGTAACATTAGATGCGCCAATTAAATTATACAGAGGTCAGGGTGGTTTCCTGACGAATTAA
- the galB gene encoding beta-galactosidase GalB, whose product MIITKNIFPLKSCLAMLLCSMISLSGFSQNTVIKRMGSVDTQSFDDNWLFSRYGSQANGLVKEEPKNLEAVSVNETAWEKLNLPHDWAIKGPFRIELRGETGKLPWKGIGWYRKHFTVPASDSGKQIFVDFDGAMANAKIYLNGNYVGTWPFGYNSFRMNLTPFLKFGKENILAVRLDTENWDSRWYPGAGIYRHVWLVKTSPVHVAHWGTYVTTPNITKEAADIKVMVKVDNASSKSVKAVVTTDLYEIDINDNLKAKVGSLITSTLDIKANGSEEAETHSVLNNPKLWDLKTPNRYVAQTKISVDGKVVDTYNTPFGIRTIEFTPRNGFLLNGKRVEIFGTCNHHDLGALGAAINTSALKRQLVMLKEMGCNSLRTSHNPPAPELLELADKMGFLVWDEAFDAWKIGKKKLDYNLIFDEWHEKDLMALVRRDRNNPSVFIWSIGNEVPDQQNVKLTKELADIMRREDPTRPVSNGYNDPDGGRGSGAVMALDIMGVNYFFDQQPKWDVDPRYANKPTLGSETSSTVSSRGEYFFDDKYNKTSWQISSYDDAFPDWGCSPDTQFRTNAKYPHLLGEYVWTGFDYLGEPTPYNSDETNLLNFRTDPSKQKELEAKLAELQKSNPPSRSSYFGIIDLAGFPKDRYYSYKSHWRPDVPTAHILPHWNWSERIGKVVPVHVYTSGNEGELFLNGKSLGRKKMEAGKDFRLTWDDVVYTPGELKVVCYKNGKIWATDIVKTTGTETKLKMTADRAEVLADDVDLVFVTVDITDNNGLVVPRTNPLMKFSIEGAGEIVATDNGDATSFVPFQSTERPAFNGKVLVIVKAKKEQKGQFTVKAESAGLQGASTTIRIK is encoded by the coding sequence ATGATTATAACCAAAAATATATTTCCGCTTAAGAGTTGCCTTGCAATGCTACTATGTTCGATGATCAGTTTGTCCGGATTTTCCCAGAATACCGTAATAAAGAGAATGGGTTCTGTAGATACACAGTCATTTGACGACAATTGGCTTTTTTCAAGATACGGATCTCAAGCTAACGGATTAGTGAAAGAAGAACCTAAGAATTTAGAAGCCGTTTCAGTAAACGAAACTGCTTGGGAAAAATTAAATCTGCCACACGATTGGGCTATCAAAGGACCATTTAGAATTGAACTACGAGGCGAAACGGGAAAATTGCCTTGGAAAGGAATTGGATGGTATCGCAAACATTTTACCGTACCGGCTTCAGATTCAGGAAAACAAATTTTTGTTGATTTTGACGGTGCTATGGCTAATGCTAAAATTTATTTAAATGGAAACTATGTGGGAACATGGCCGTTTGGCTATAATTCCTTCCGTATGAATCTGACTCCGTTTTTAAAATTTGGTAAGGAAAATATTTTAGCCGTTCGTTTAGATACTGAAAACTGGGATTCTCGCTGGTATCCGGGAGCAGGAATCTATCGCCATGTTTGGCTGGTAAAAACGAGCCCGGTTCATGTGGCACATTGGGGAACATACGTTACAACTCCAAATATTACCAAAGAAGCAGCTGATATCAAAGTAATGGTAAAAGTAGATAACGCTTCAAGTAAATCAGTAAAAGCAGTTGTTACAACGGATTTATATGAAATAGATATAAATGACAATCTTAAAGCAAAAGTAGGTTCATTAATTACTTCAACACTTGACATTAAAGCAAACGGAAGTGAAGAGGCTGAAACACATTCGGTTTTGAACAACCCTAAATTATGGGATTTAAAAACACCAAATCGTTATGTAGCACAAACCAAAATAAGCGTTGACGGAAAGGTGGTGGATACTTATAATACTCCTTTCGGAATCAGAACGATTGAATTTACGCCAAGAAACGGATTCCTTTTAAATGGAAAAAGAGTAGAAATATTCGGAACCTGTAATCACCATGATTTAGGGGCGCTGGGTGCTGCAATCAATACATCGGCATTAAAAAGACAATTGGTAATGCTGAAAGAAATGGGCTGTAATTCGTTAAGAACTTCTCATAATCCGCCTGCTCCGGAATTGTTGGAATTGGCAGACAAAATGGGATTCTTAGTTTGGGATGAAGCTTTTGATGCGTGGAAAATTGGTAAAAAGAAACTGGATTATAATTTGATTTTTGACGAATGGCATGAAAAAGATTTAATGGCTTTGGTTCGCAGAGACAGAAACAATCCTTCGGTATTTATCTGGTCAATTGGAAACGAAGTTCCAGATCAGCAAAATGTAAAATTGACCAAAGAACTGGCTGATATTATGCGCAGAGAAGATCCGACACGCCCGGTTTCTAACGGATATAATGATCCTGATGGAGGAAGAGGTTCTGGAGCTGTTATGGCATTAGATATTATGGGAGTAAATTACTTTTTTGACCAGCAGCCAAAATGGGATGTTGATCCAAGATATGCAAATAAACCAACGCTGGGCAGTGAAACATCCTCTACTGTAAGTTCACGCGGAGAATATTTCTTTGATGATAAGTACAACAAAACTTCCTGGCAGATTTCGTCTTATGATGATGCATTTCCAGACTGGGGCTGTTCGCCAGACACACAATTTCGTACCAATGCAAAATACCCGCATTTATTAGGGGAATACGTTTGGACAGGTTTTGATTATTTGGGTGAACCAACACCATACAACTCAGATGAAACAAATTTGTTGAATTTTAGAACGGATCCTTCTAAACAAAAAGAATTAGAAGCAAAATTGGCAGAATTGCAAAAAAGTAATCCACCGTCAAGAAGCAGTTATTTTGGAATTATCGATTTGGCCGGATTTCCAAAAGACCGTTATTACAGCTACAAATCACATTGGAGACCAGATGTTCCTACAGCACATATTTTGCCGCATTGGAACTGGAGTGAACGCATAGGGAAAGTAGTTCCTGTACATGTTTACACTTCTGGAAACGAAGGTGAATTGTTCTTAAACGGAAAAAGTCTGGGAAGAAAGAAAATGGAAGCTGGAAAAGACTTTCGTTTAACGTGGGATGATGTAGTTTATACACCAGGGGAACTGAAAGTAGTTTGCTATAAGAATGGTAAAATATGGGCAACAGATATCGTTAAAACTACAGGAACCGAAACAAAATTGAAAATGACAGCAGATAGAGCAGAAGTTCTTGCAGACGATGTTGATCTGGTTTTTGTAACGGTTGATATTACAGATAATAATGGTTTAGTAGTTCCGCGTACAAATCCATTAATGAAATTTTCAATTGAAGGAGCAGGAGAAATTGTGGCTACAGATAATGGTGATGCAACCAGTTTTGTGCCTTTTCAAAGTACAGAAAGACCCGCTTTTAACGGAAAAGTTTTAGTGATAGTTAAAGCTAAAAAAGAGCAGAAAGGTCAATTTACTGTAAAAGCAGAAAGTGCAGGATTACAGGGCGCTTCAACAACAATTAGAATTAAATAA
- a CDS encoding right-handed parallel beta-helix repeat-containing protein: protein MILFKKTVLLFLVFLTTFGVLGQVADTIKVTQFGVKSNSYLNASKGIATALRKCQGRQNVVIQLPGGRIDLWPEEAVKKEIYISNATESDTLSKTKNIGFFFDHLKNVTLDGKNTLVVLHGKMISFALFNCQNVEIKNVQFDYERPTMSEVTIMSVSPSAVKIKVHPDSGYGIENGKIGFYGEGWRSNSHHTILLDKEKNLMRYSSFEPFLNSKATQEENRTVLFEGNFTKENYKAGDVLSIRDTYRDNCGGFITLSKDIVLSNVKMHYMHGLGIVSQFAENITFTKVVVAPREDSGRAIASFADCFHFSGCKGKILVDQCKTSGSHDDPVNVHGTHLKVTEISERNKIKVQFMHHQTYGFEAFFAGDSISFVNPQTLQPINYSKLKSAKLIGQKEMELFLDDEISDKVKVGDVIENITWTPEVTIRNSRFERTNTRGLLLTTRRKIIIENNTFYRTGMHAILIANDASSWFESGAVSDVTIRNNTFEECAYNSETIINIAPENHELVSGYYVHRNIRIENNTFKVFDKHILSARSTDGLSFLNNTINQSNLLASGSNENFFTLTACKNVVIRHNTFNTTWKPKITAFKMTKRQIKTDIKNLNIE, encoded by the coding sequence AGTTTGGGGTAAAATCGAATAGTTATCTGAATGCAAGTAAAGGAATTGCAACAGCATTAAGAAAGTGCCAGGGAAGACAGAATGTTGTGATTCAGTTACCTGGTGGAAGAATTGATTTATGGCCGGAAGAGGCAGTCAAAAAGGAAATTTATATTTCGAATGCGACAGAAAGCGATACTTTATCGAAAACAAAAAATATTGGATTTTTCTTCGATCATTTGAAAAATGTCACTTTGGATGGCAAAAACACTTTGGTCGTTTTGCATGGAAAAATGATTTCGTTTGCTTTGTTTAACTGTCAAAATGTTGAGATTAAAAACGTTCAGTTTGATTATGAACGCCCAACAATGTCTGAAGTAACAATTATGTCAGTTTCACCGTCGGCGGTCAAAATTAAAGTTCATCCAGATTCCGGATATGGTATCGAAAACGGAAAAATTGGATTTTACGGGGAAGGCTGGAGAAGTAATTCTCATCACACAATTTTATTGGATAAAGAGAAAAATCTAATGCGCTATTCCTCATTTGAGCCATTTTTGAATTCAAAAGCGACTCAGGAAGAGAATAGAACCGTTTTGTTTGAAGGCAATTTTACAAAAGAAAATTATAAAGCAGGAGATGTGCTTTCTATTCGTGACACATACAGAGACAATTGCGGAGGTTTTATCACCTTAAGTAAAGATATTGTTCTGTCTAATGTAAAAATGCATTACATGCACGGATTGGGAATCGTTTCTCAATTTGCCGAAAATATAACATTTACAAAGGTGGTAGTCGCACCTCGTGAAGATTCAGGACGTGCGATTGCTTCGTTTGCAGATTGTTTTCATTTTTCTGGTTGTAAAGGAAAAATTTTGGTTGATCAGTGTAAAACATCAGGTTCTCATGACGATCCTGTAAATGTACATGGAACTCATTTAAAAGTAACTGAAATTTCAGAACGCAATAAAATAAAAGTACAATTCATGCACCATCAAACCTACGGATTTGAAGCTTTTTTTGCAGGAGACAGTATCAGTTTTGTAAATCCGCAAACGTTGCAACCAATTAATTACAGCAAATTAAAATCAGCAAAATTGATTGGACAAAAAGAAATGGAGCTGTTTTTAGATGACGAAATATCAGATAAAGTTAAAGTAGGAGACGTGATCGAAAATATAACCTGGACACCCGAAGTTACTATTCGAAATTCAAGATTTGAGCGTACAAATACAAGAGGGTTGTTATTGACGACACGCAGAAAAATAATAATAGAAAATAATACATTTTACCGTACAGGAATGCATGCTATTTTGATTGCAAACGATGCATCGAGCTGGTTTGAGTCGGGTGCAGTTTCAGATGTAACAATCCGAAACAACACTTTTGAAGAATGTGCGTATAATTCTGAAACGATAATCAACATTGCGCCAGAAAATCACGAGTTGGTTTCGGGTTATTATGTGCATCGCAACATCAGAATTGAGAATAATACATTCAAAGTTTTTGATAAACATATTTTGTCAGCACGTTCTACAGACGGATTGTCTTTTTTGAATAATACAATTAATCAGTCCAATTTGCTTGCATCGGGATCAAATGAAAATTTCTTTACCCTTACTGCCTGCAAGAATGTTGTAATTAGGCATAATACGTTTAATACAACCTGGAAACCAAAAATCACTGCCTTCAAAATGACGAAGCGGCAAATAAAAACAGATATAAAAAATTTGAATATTGAATAA